GTGGATGAATGCGTTTTAATGTAGGTCCTTGATCTACATATGCTTCTGCAACGTATAATTTATCAACATTCATATCAAAGTTATGTTCAGCATTTGCTACCGCTGAGCCTAACACTTTTTCTATTACATCAGCACCAACTTTTGGTGTGAATTTTAAAATCGCAAACGCTTCTGCAACGTTTTTGCCACGGATTAAGTTCATGACAATACGAATTTTACGAGGCGTAATACGAATATATTTTGCAACTGCTTTAGCTTCCACAGATTAGCCTCCTTTCGGCAAAACTACTTAAGTGATGTACGTCTTTCTTCGCCAGAATGACCCTTAAATGTACGAGTCGGTGCGAATTCACCAAGTTTGTGACCTACCATATCTTCTGTTACATAAACAGGTACATGTTTACGTCCGTCATGTACTGCAATAGTATGACCAACAAAACTAGGAAGAATAGTAGAACTACGTGACCAAGTCTTTATAACCTTTTTTTCATTAGCATCATTCATAGCGTCAATTTTTTTCACTACGCTTTCATGCACATAAGGTCCTTTTTTAATCGATCTTGACAACGATGTATCCTCCTTTCGCAAGGCAGCGATGCTGCTCGTATAAAATGTGTTTTAATTATTTATTATTTCGTGCGAGCTTTAACAATAAGTTTGTCAGAAGCTTTTTTACGACGAGTTTTAGCACCCATAGCACATTTACCCCATTTAGTAACTGGATTTTTACGACCAACTGGGCTACGGCCTTCACCACCACCATGTGGATGGTCATTAGGGTTCATTGCAACACCGCGGTTTTCTGGGCGAACGCCTTTCCAACGATTACGGCCTGCTTTACCAATTGTAATATTTTCATGTTCAAGATTACCAACTTGACCGATTGTTGCACGGCAGTTGATGTGAACTTTTCTTAGTTCACCTGATGGCATACGAAGCAGTGCATAATCTCCCTCTTTCGCCATTAATTGAGCACCTGTACCAGCAGAGCGAACTAACTGTCCACCTTTACCGATTTTCAACTCAATGTTATGAAGCATAGTACCAACTGGAATATTTTTAATAGGTAATGCATTACCTGGTTTAATATCAGCATCAGGACCACTTACAACTTTATCTCCAACTTTTAAACCGTTTGGAGCTAAGATATAACGTTTTTCACCGTCAACATAGTTTAAAAGTGCAATACGCGCTGAACGATTAGGATCATATTCAATTGTTGCAACATTTGCAACAATACCATCCTTATTACGTTTGAAGTCAATGATTCTATAACGACGTTTATGACCGCCGCCTTGATGTCTTACAGTTAAACGACCTTGTTGATTACGACCGCCAGTTTTATTAAGCGATACAACAAGAGATTTTTCTGGTTTATCAGTAGTAATTTCATCGAAACTAGCTACTGTCATAAATCTTCTACCTGCAGAATATGGTTTAAAACTTTTTACTGCCATTGGGTTACCTCCTTTTCCAAAAAATCAGCTATTATACGCCTTCGAAGAATTCAATGCTTTCTCCTGGAGCAAGTTTAACAATAGCTTTTTTATAGTCTGGGCGTTTACCTTGAGTACGCCCCATACGTTTTGTTTTTCCTAAAACACGAACTGTGTTTACACTTGCAACTTTTACTTTGAAGATTTCTTCGACAGCTGCGCCGATTTCAATCTTGTTAGCACCCTTTGCTACAACGAAAGTATATTTACCTTCTTGCATTAAAGCAGTGGACTTTTCAGTTACAAGTGGACGGATTAAAATATCACGTGCATTTGCCATTACGCAAGTACCTCCTCAATGCGGGTAACTGCATCTTTAGTAATGAAAAGCTTATTATGATTTAAGATATCATAAACATTAAGCCCACAAGAACTAATAGCTTTTACACCAGGAATATTACGGGAAGATTTCTCCACGTTTTCAATCATATCAGCTGTAATGATAAGAGCTTTCTTATCAAAACCAAAATCTTTCATCATTTGTACAACGTTTTTAGTTTTAGGTGCTGCAAAATCAATGCTGTCAACTACCACTAATTCACCATTTTGTACTTTTGAAGATAACGCACATTTAATTGCTAAACGACGTTGTTTGCGAGGCATTCTGAATGCATAAGAACGAGGTGTTGGTCCAAAAACTGTACCACCGCCTACCCAAATTGGGGAACGAGTACTTCCTGAACGAGCACGACCTGTACCTTTTTGTTTCCAAGGCTTACGGCCACCACCACGTACTAAACCTCTAGTTTTTGTTGCATGAGTACCAAGACGTTGGCTTGCAAGTTGCATTACCACAGCTTGATGAACAAGAGCTTCATTCACTTCTACGCCAAATACGCTTTCATTTAATTCTAACTCGCCGGCCTCTTTGCCTGCGATTGTATAGACTGCTACTTTAGGCATAATATAGCACATCCTCCTTTCGAGCTACAAGAGCTTATTTCTTAGGTTTTACAGTATTTCTTATCACTACGAAGCTACCCTTAGGTCCAGGAATAGCACCTTTAATTAAAACTAAATTACGTTCAGCATCTACTCTAACAATGCTTAAACGTTGAATTGTTACTTTATGAGCACCCATGCGGCCTGGTAATTTTTTACCTTTTAGTACTCTACCGCCGCCACCACTGATCATTGCACCAGTTGAACCTGGTTCACGATGTGACTTGGAGCCATGCCCCATAGGTCCGCGTCTGAAATTGTGACGTTTGATACCGCCAGCAAAGCCTTTACCTTTTGCAGTACCAGTTACATCAATCAATTCACCAGCACTAAATATGTCAACGCCGATAACATCACCGACTTTATATTCAGAAGCATCAGTTAAGCGCATTTCACGAATAAATTTTACAGGAGTTACACCAGCTTTAGTGAAATGACCTTTCATTGGTTTCGTAACTTTTTTATCTTTAACAGTACCAAAACCTAATTGTACCGCATTATATCCATCGTTTTCAACAGTTTTGTTTTGAACAACAAAGTTTTTACCGGATTCAACAACAGTTACAGGAACTACTTTGCCTTCTTCAGTAAAGATCTGTGTCATACCAAGTTTTTTACCTATAATTGCTTTAGCCATTTATTCCACCTCCTCTTACAATTTAATCTCGATATCCACACCAGCTGGCAAATCTAAGCGCATTAAAGCATCTACAGTTTTGGAAGTTGGTTCTAAAATGTCAATTAGACGTTTATGTGTGCGCATTTCAAATTGCTCACGGGAGTCTTTATTAACATGTGGAGAACGTAGGATTGTAAAGATTTTTTTCTCCGTAGGTAGTGGAATTGGACCAGATACCATTGCACCTGTTCTTTTTGCAGTTTCAACAATTTTCACCGCGCTTTGATCAAGTGCTTTATGGTCGTATGCTTTTAAACGAATTCTAATTTTTTGTTGTTTTGGCAATTTAATTTCCTCCTTATCGCCCTTTTCTAGAACGGACATTTCTCCGCGCAAGTTCCCTTATCAATGATAAGCAATCTTCCACGTCATCGCATTTGGGGTACCAAAAGCCTTTTTTATAGGGGCGACTTCTGTCGCCCCTATAAAGCTAAGACTATAATTATGCTTCAATGGAAGTTACTACGCCAGCGCCTACTGTACGGCCACCTTCACGAATAGCGAAACGAAGACCTTCTTCAATAGCGATTGGAGTGATAAGTTCGATTGACATTTGAATGTTATCACCAGGCATAACCATTTCTACACCTTCTGGTAAGTTAACTACGCCAGTAACGTCAGTTGTACGGAAGTAGAACTGTGGACGATAGTTAGTGAAGAAAGGAGTATGACGTCCGCCTTCTTCTTTGGATAAAACGTAAACTTCACCTTTGAATTTAGTGTGAGGTTTAATTGAACCTGGTTTTGCAAGTACTTGACCACGTTCGATTTCTTTACGATCAACACCACGAAGTAATGCACCAATGTTATCACCAGCAACTGCACTATCAAGCAATTTGCGGAACATTTCAACACCTGTTACAGTAGTTGATTTAGGTTCATCGTTCATACCAACGATTTCAATAACATCGCCAACTTTAACTTCTCCACGTTCAACACGGCCAGTAGCTACTGTACCACGACCAGTGATTGTGAAAACGTCTTCGACTGGCATTAAGAAAGTTTTATCAGTATCACGAACTGGAGTTGGGATGTATTCATCAACAGCATCCATTAATTCAAAAATTTTAGCTGTATAAGTTGCATCACCTTCAAGAGCTTTAAGAGCTGAACCAGTGATTACAGGAATGTCATCACCAGGGAAGTCATAGCTGGAAAGAAGTTCGCGAACTTCCATTTCTACCAATTCCATAAGTTCTTCATCATCAACCATATCTGCTTTGTTTAAGAAAACAACCATAGCAGGTACGCCTACTTGACGGGAAAGAAGAATATGTTCACGAGTTTGTGGCATAGGACCATCAGCAGCACTTACAACTAAGATAGCACCATCCATTTGCGCAGCACCAGTGATCATGTTTTTTACATAGTCAGCATGGCCTGGGCAGTCAACGTGAGCATAATGTCTTTTCTCAGTTTCATACTCAACGTGGGAAGTGTTGATTGTGATACCACGTTCTCTTTCTTCTGGAGCTTTATCGATCATGGAGTAATCCATGAAATCAGCGCCGCCTTTTTCTGCTAATACTTTTGTAATTGCAGCAGTTAAAGTAGTTTTACCATGGTCAACGTGACCAATTGTACCAATGTTTACATGTGGTTTACTTCTTTCAAACTTTTGTTTTGCCATTGTTAAAAAATCCTCCCTTATTCGCCTTTGTTTTTAGCTGTAATAGCTTCTGATATATTTTTAGGAACTTCATCATAATGTGAAATTTCCATAGAGTAATTACCACGACCTTGTGTTTTAGAACGTAGGTCTGTTGCGTAACCAAACATTTCAGAAAGTGGAACGAATGCATTTACTACTTGAGCACCTGCGCGTGGTTCCATTCCTTCTATACGGCCACGTCTCGAGTTGATATCACCGATAACATCGCCCATATACTCTTCTGGAACAACAACTTCAACTTTCATATATGGTTCTAAAAGTACTGGAGATGCTTTTTGAGCACCAGCTCTAAAGCCCATGGAACCAGCAATTTTGAACGCCATTTCTGAAGAGTCAACATCATGATAAGAACCATCATAAACAATAACTTTAATATCAACCATTGGATAACCAGCAACAACACCGTTTTCCATAGCTTCTTTTACACCAGCTTCGATTGGACTGATATATTCTCTAGGAATCGCCCCACCGACAACCTTATTTTCAAAGCTAAATCCTACACCAGGTTCTTGAGGAACAAGTTCAAGCCAACAATGACCATATTGACCACGACCACCAGATTGACGAACAAATTTTCCTTCAGATTTAACTGTTTTACGGATCGTTTCACGATAAGCAACTTGTGGTTTACCTACGTTACAATCCACTTTGAATTCACGAAGCATACGGTCAACAATGATATCAAGATGAAGTTCACCCATACCGGAAATGATACATTGACCTGTTTCTTGGTCGGTAGCCATACGGAATGTAGGATCTTCCTCAGCAAGTCTTGCAAGTGCAATACCCATTTTTTCCTGATCGGCTTTTGTTTTTGGTTCAACAGCAACCGAAATAACAGGGTCTGGGAATTCCATGGATTCTAAAATGATAGGTGCTTTGTCATCACAAAGAGTATCACCTGTTGTAGTATCTTTTAAACCAACGGCTGCCGCAATATCACCACTGTAAACCATTTCGATTTCTTCACGACGATTCGCATGCATTTGTAAGATACGACCAATACGTTCTTTCTTGCCTTTTGTGGAGTTAAACACATAAGAACCAGAACCGATTGTACCAGAGTACACACGGAAGAACGCCAATTTACCAACATAAGGGTCAGCCATAATTTTAAACGCTAAAGCAGAGAATGGAATCTCGTCACTAGCTTCACGATGATCTTCTTCACCGCTATCAGGATTAACACCTTTAATAGCTGGAATATCAAGTGGAGATGGCATATATTCAATTACTGCATCAAGCATCGGTTGAACACCTTTATTTTTGTAGGAAGAACCACAAAGAACAGGAGTCATTTTGCAATCAATTGTAGCTTTACGAACAGCCGCTTTAATTTCTTCTGTTGTTAATTCTTCGCCTTCAAGATATTTCATCATCAACTCATCATCAGATTCTGCAACAGCATCCAATAAGATTTGACGATACTCTTCAGCCTTTTCCTTCATTTCATCAGGAATTGCTACTTCTTCACTCACTTTACCAAGTTCATCTGAATAGATGATAGCATCCATTTTAATCAAATCAACCATACCAATAAAATCTTCTTCAGAACCGATTGGTAATTGAAGTGCTACTGGATTAGCATTTAAGCGAGTTTTCATCATATCAAGAACACGGTAAAAATCCGCACCCAAGATATCCATTTTATTTACGTAAGCCATACGTGGAACATGATATTTATCTGCTTGACGCCATACTGTTTCAGATTGAGGTTCAACTCCACCTTTTGCACAGAATACAGCAACAGAACCATCAAGCACTCTCAACGAACGTTCTACCTCAACTGTAAAGTCCACGTGTCCTGGTGTGTCAATGATGTTAATGCGATGATCTAGCCATTGGCAAGTAGTAGCAGCAGAAGTAATGGTAATACCTCTTTCTTGCTCCTGCGCCATCCAGTCCATAGTTGCCGCACCTTCATGAGTTTCACCAATCTTGTGCACTTTCCCAGTGTAAAATAGAATACGTTCAGTAGTAGTGGTTTTTCCGGCATCTATATGAGCCATAATACCAATGTTCCGAGTCTTTTCAAGTGGAAACTGTCTACCCACTATTACATCGCTCCTTAATTAAGTATAGAGATAAAATTCTATTTAGATACTACCAGCGATAATGAGCAAATGCTTTATTAGCTTCAGCCATCTTATGAGTATCTTCTTTTTTCTTAATTGCTGCTCCTGTATTATTCGCAGCATCCATTAATTCAGCAGCTAATCTTTCATTCATTGTTTTTTCACCACGTAGTCTAGCGTAGTTCACAACCCAACGAATACCTAATGTCATACGACGATCAGGACGAACTTCTACTGGAACTTGATAGTTAGCACCGCCGACACGACGAGCACGAACTTCTAATACTGGCATTACATTTTTCAAAGCAGTTTCAAACACTTCTAATGGATCTTTACCAGTTTTTGCTCTGATACTTTCAAATGCATCATAAACAACTTTTTCTGCAACGCTTTTTTTACCAGATAACATAACTTTGTTAATAAACTTAGTTACGACTTTGGAATTATACACCGGATCTGGTAACACGTCACGTTTTGGCACAGCACCTTTTCTTGGCATATGAATCCCTCCTATTGGAAATTATCTTCAAATTATTTTTTTTGTTTAGCGCGTTTCGCACCGTATTTAGATCTACCTTGCATTCGATTTTGAACACCAGCAGTATCTAAAGCACCGCGAACGATATGATAACGAACACCTGGTAAATCTTTTACCCTGCCGCCTCTAATCAATACAACGCTATGTTCCTGAAGATTGTGACCAATACCAGGGATATATGCAGTTACTTCAATGCTATTAGTTAAACGAACCCTTGCGACTTTTCTTAATGCAGAGTTAGGTTTTTTAGGAGTAGTTGTATATACTCTCGTACACACACCGCGCTTTTGTGGACATTCTTTCAAAGCTGGCGCTGTGGATTTCTTCGTCATACTTTCTCTACTTTTACGTATTAATTGGCTAATTGTAGGCATACATGCACCTCCTTCCTCAAAATAAAGATTCATT
This genomic interval from Selenobaculum gibii contains the following:
- the rpsL gene encoding 30S ribosomal protein S12, translated to MPTISQLIRKSRESMTKKSTAPALKECPQKRGVCTRVYTTTPKKPNSALRKVARVRLTNSIEVTAYIPGIGHNLQEHSVVLIRGGRVKDLPGVRYHIVRGALDTAGVQNRMQGRSKYGAKRAKQKK
- the rplB gene encoding 50S ribosomal protein L2 — protein: MAVKSFKPYSAGRRFMTVASFDEITTDKPEKSLVVSLNKTGGRNQQGRLTVRHQGGGHKRRYRIIDFKRNKDGIVANVATIEYDPNRSARIALLNYVDGEKRYILAPNGLKVGDKVVSGPDADIKPGNALPIKNIPVGTMLHNIELKIGKGGQLVRSAGTGAQLMAKEGDYALLRMPSGELRKVHINCRATIGQVGNLEHENITIGKAGRNRWKGVRPENRGVAMNPNDHPHGGGEGRSPVGRKNPVTKWGKCAMGAKTRRKKASDKLIVKARTK
- the rplD gene encoding 50S ribosomal protein L4, coding for MPKVAVYTIAGKEAGELELNESVFGVEVNEALVHQAVVMQLASQRLGTHATKTRGLVRGGGRKPWKQKGTGRARSGSTRSPIWVGGGTVFGPTPRSYAFRMPRKQRRLAIKCALSSKVQNGELVVVDSIDFAAPKTKNVVQMMKDFGFDKKALIITADMIENVEKSSRNIPGVKAISSCGLNVYDILNHNKLFITKDAVTRIEEVLA
- the rpsS gene encoding 30S ribosomal protein S19, whose translation is MSRSIKKGPYVHESVVKKIDAMNDANEKKVIKTWSRSSTILPSFVGHTIAVHDGRKHVPVYVTEDMVGHKLGEFAPTRTFKGHSGEERRTSLK
- the fusA gene encoding elongation factor G; this translates as MGRQFPLEKTRNIGIMAHIDAGKTTTTERILFYTGKVHKIGETHEGAATMDWMAQEQERGITITSAATTCQWLDHRINIIDTPGHVDFTVEVERSLRVLDGSVAVFCAKGGVEPQSETVWRQADKYHVPRMAYVNKMDILGADFYRVLDMMKTRLNANPVALQLPIGSEEDFIGMVDLIKMDAIIYSDELGKVSEEVAIPDEMKEKAEEYRQILLDAVAESDDELMMKYLEGEELTTEEIKAAVRKATIDCKMTPVLCGSSYKNKGVQPMLDAVIEYMPSPLDIPAIKGVNPDSGEEDHREASDEIPFSALAFKIMADPYVGKLAFFRVYSGTIGSGSYVFNSTKGKKERIGRILQMHANRREEIEMVYSGDIAAAVGLKDTTTGDTLCDDKAPIILESMEFPDPVISVAVEPKTKADQEKMGIALARLAEEDPTFRMATDQETGQCIISGMGELHLDIIVDRMLREFKVDCNVGKPQVAYRETIRKTVKSEGKFVRQSGGRGQYGHCWLELVPQEPGVGFSFENKVVGGAIPREYISPIEAGVKEAMENGVVAGYPMVDIKVIVYDGSYHDVDSSEMAFKIAGSMGFRAGAQKASPVLLEPYMKVEVVVPEEYMGDVIGDINSRRGRIEGMEPRAGAQVVNAFVPLSEMFGYATDLRSKTQGRGNYSMEISHYDEVPKNISEAITAKNKGE
- the rpsG gene encoding 30S ribosomal protein S7, with product MPRKGAVPKRDVLPDPVYNSKVVTKFINKVMLSGKKSVAEKVVYDAFESIRAKTGKDPLEVFETALKNVMPVLEVRARRVGGANYQVPVEVRPDRRMTLGIRWVVNYARLRGEKTMNERLAAELMDAANNTGAAIKKKEDTHKMAEANKAFAHYRW
- the tuf gene encoding elongation factor Tu encodes the protein MAKQKFERSKPHVNIGTIGHVDHGKTTLTAAITKVLAEKGGADFMDYSMIDKAPEERERGITINTSHVEYETEKRHYAHVDCPGHADYVKNMITGAAQMDGAILVVSAADGPMPQTREHILLSRQVGVPAMVVFLNKADMVDDEELMELVEMEVRELLSSYDFPGDDIPVITGSALKALEGDATYTAKIFELMDAVDEYIPTPVRDTDKTFLMPVEDVFTITGRGTVATGRVERGEVKVGDVIEIVGMNDEPKSTTVTGVEMFRKLLDSAVAGDNIGALLRGVDRKEIERGQVLAKPGSIKPHTKFKGEVYVLSKEEGGRHTPFFTNYRPQFYFRTTDVTGVVNLPEGVEMVMPGDNIQMSIELITPIAIEEGLRFAIREGGRTVGAGVVTSIEA
- the rplW gene encoding 50S ribosomal protein L23, with protein sequence MANARDILIRPLVTEKSTALMQEGKYTFVVAKGANKIEIGAAVEEIFKVKVASVNTVRVLGKTKRMGRTQGKRPDYKKAIVKLAPGESIEFFEGV
- the rpsJ gene encoding 30S ribosomal protein S10, with the protein product MPKQQKIRIRLKAYDHKALDQSAVKIVETAKRTGAMVSGPIPLPTEKKIFTILRSPHVNKDSREQFEMRTHKRLIDILEPTSKTVDALMRLDLPAGVDIEIKL
- the rplV gene encoding 50S ribosomal protein L22; this encodes MEAKAVAKYIRITPRKIRIVMNLIRGKNVAEAFAILKFTPKVGADVIEKVLGSAVANAEHNFDMNVDKLYVAEAYVDQGPTLKRIHPRSRGQAFKILKRSSHVTVVVKER
- the rplC gene encoding 50S ribosomal protein L3, with the protein product MAKAIIGKKLGMTQIFTEEGKVVPVTVVESGKNFVVQNKTVENDGYNAVQLGFGTVKDKKVTKPMKGHFTKAGVTPVKFIREMRLTDASEYKVGDVIGVDIFSAGELIDVTGTAKGKGFAGGIKRHNFRRGPMGHGSKSHREPGSTGAMISGGGGRVLKGKKLPGRMGAHKVTIQRLSIVRVDAERNLVLIKGAIPGPKGSFVVIRNTVKPKK